In Dermacentor albipictus isolate Rhodes 1998 colony chromosome 6, USDA_Dalb.pri_finalv2, whole genome shotgun sequence, the following proteins share a genomic window:
- the LOC135899455 gene encoding piggyBac transposable element-derived protein 4-like isoform X1: MGTRDGASVTAPAETTLQVCAGCMAGDNGGHHTYVSDVPPDTVAAPNVLPKRCPCGQLIDMDASAQAAGWKVRREVSIQCSLPRKVHREVSIQCSLRQMPPLPLPIEICSEDTQSELKTRMTASGSGVQDLKHCRSCDSNASAVDLIDDSNSSESEDANFSSDFDSESDDNRNQPGTSVAATRVYTSFGQDSLPSAQQRVVFSPARKPGIHFGMQFRRGTRRLLKAIDAFRLFFTVEVIAKICRNTNKYAWSMILEKPTYSEADGSWKEVTRTEMMTFIGVLLYMGIVELPRLHLYWGTSSLFSGLVLAKKMSRKRFWALLGMLQVSDPNIDMQGTETEFDKVSWLLHHINERSAEFFQPHRELSVDEKVLKLNGHSEMRQYIRDNVTKWGFKLWVLTDSKTGYTIQFIVHTGKHEKPSANGLAYDVITCLCKLYLDQGYCLYMDNFYTSTSLFRQLLARMTLACGTTRKDRHGFPKELKDTSWENKAKRGDVRWLRDSGVLYLQWKDQHVMHMVSTAHTANQHVLAKRREKRDGKWHEISIKKPQLVDEYNAVMRGVDKSDQLTGSCNILQKCFRRWKTLFLLCMDIACVNSYIIFQEYRKLHPEIAECARIAGYDQLAFRTELVQQLLELEYSPQDCAPPPSEVIQHQPAKTEKFRNCKKCYSDSKIEHKTRVYCKTCNVPLCFTSRNCFAAWHAQL, encoded by the exons GTGTGTGCTGGTTGCATGGCAGGTGACAATGGTGGACATCATACTTACGTTTCTGATGTACCTCCAGACACAG TGGCTGCTCCGAATGTGCTGCCAAAGAGATGTCCCTGTGGACAGTTGATCGACATGGATGCAAGCGCCCAGGCAGCAGGTTGGAAGGTGCGCAGGGAGGTGTCTATCCAGTGCAGCTTACCACGGAAAGTGCACCGGGAGGTGTCCATCCAGTGCAGCTTACGACAGATGCCCCCTCTACCCCTCCCAATTGAAATCT GCTCTGAAGACACACAATCGGAGTTGAAAACGAGAATGACTGCTTCTGGCAGTGGTGTGCAGGATCTGAAACATTGCAGATCTTGCGATTCTAATGCATCTGCAGTTGACTTGATTGACGATTCGAACAGCAGTGAGTCAGAGGATGCCAACTTTTCATCTGACTTCGATTCTGAGAGTGACGACAACAGAAACCAGCCTGGAACATCGGTGGCTGCAACCCG GGTGTACACATCCTTTGGGCAGGACTCCTTGCCGTCTGCGCAGCAGAGAGTGGTGTTCAGCCCTGCTAGGAAACCGGGCATCCATTTCGGCATGCAGTTCCGCAGGGGCACTCGTCGTCTGCTCAAAGCAATAGATGCTTTCCGGCTGTTTTTCACAGTGGAAGTGATAGCAAAAATCTGTAGAAATACAAACAAATATGCCTGGTCAATGATTCTTGAGAAGCCAACATACAGTGAAGCCGACGGATCTTGGAAGGAAGTCACACGCACAGAGATGATGACGTTCATAGGTGTTCTTCTGTACATGGGCATTGTGGAGCTACCACGGCTGCATCTGTACTGGGGTACATCGAGCCTGTTTTCCGGACTTGTCCTAGCGAAAAAAATGTCAAGAAAACGTTTCTGGGCTCTTTTGGGCATGCTACAAGTGTCAGACCCAAATATCGACATGCAAGGAACTGAAACAGAATTCGACAAAGTCTCGTGGTTGCTGCACCACATAAATGAACGTTCAGCAGAGTTCTTTCAACCACACCGTGAACTTTCTGTTGACGAAAAGGTGCTAAAATTAAATGGGCACTCTGAAATGCGGCAATATATTAGAGATAATGTGACCAAATGGGGATTCAAATTGTGGGTTCTCACAGACTCTAAAACCGGTTACACAATCCAATTCATCGTACACACTGGTAAGCACGAAAAGCCTAGCGCAAATGGCCTAGCCTATGATGTTATTACCTGCCTGTGCAAGCTCTATCTCGACCAGGGTTACTGCTTATATATGGACAACTTTTACACTTCCACGTCGCTGTTTCGGCAGTTGCTTGCACGTATGACATTGGCTTGTGGGACGACGCGTAAAGACCGCCATGGATTTCCAAAGGAGCTGAAGGACACGAGCTGGGAAAACAAGGCCAAGCGAGGGGATGTGCGCTGGCTCCGGGACAGTGGTGTTCTTTACCTCCAGTGGAAAGACCAACATGTCATGCACATGGTGAGCACCGCACATACGGCAAACCAGCATGTGCTTGCCAAACGAAGAGAAAAAAGAGACGGAAAATGGCACGAAATTTCCATCAAGAAGCCACAACTTGTAGATGAGTACAACGCAGTCATGCGTGGTGTCGACAAGTCAGACCAATTGACGGGTTCTTGCAACATCCTCCAAAAGTGTTTCCGGCGATGGAAAACCCTGTTTTTACTCTGTATGGACATTGCTTGTGTCAACAGCTACATTATTTTTCAGGAATACAGGAAGCTACATCCTGAGATTGCCGAGTGTGCAAGAATTGCAGGCTATGATCAGCTTGCATTCAGAACAGAACTAGTGCAGCAGCTCCTTGAACTTGAGTATTCGCCGCAAGATTGTGCTCCTCCACCATCTGAAGTCATTCAGCACCAACCAGCCAAAACGGAGAAATTCCGGAACTGCAAGAAATGCTACAGTGACAGTAAAATTGAGCACAAAACAAGAGTTTACTGTAAGACCTGCAATGTTCCCCTGTGTTTCACATCGAGGAACTGCTTTGCCGCATGGCACGCCCAGCTGTAA